One segment of uncultured Campylobacter sp. DNA contains the following:
- a CDS encoding SDR family oxidoreductase: protein MKALITGASGGIGSAVAELLRQNGYEILTLASRFEDTDALAKECRALAAACEVGALILCAGTAKFAPLEAMSESEILKILNVNLTANIIITRALLPNLKHNRAHIIGISSIEALRASRFSAVYSASKAGLRAFLLCLFEEARKQIRVSCINPDITKTPFYEDLSFEPADDEASFVDAGEIANFTLQILRTKSNVSELTIRPQIVNLRKKSKFNREGDELENR, encoded by the coding sequence ATGAAAGCATTGATCACGGGCGCAAGCGGCGGTATCGGCAGCGCGGTTGCGGAGCTTCTGCGACAAAACGGCTATGAAATTTTAACGCTGGCCTCGCGCTTTGAGGATACGGACGCGCTAGCGAAGGAGTGCCGTGCGCTGGCTGCGGCGTGCGAGGTGGGCGCGCTGATTTTGTGCGCGGGTACGGCGAAATTTGCGCCGCTTGAGGCGATGAGCGAGAGCGAAATTTTAAAAATTTTAAACGTAAATCTTACCGCAAACATCATCATCACGCGCGCGCTTTTGCCGAATTTAAAGCACAACCGTGCCCATATCATCGGCATTAGCTCGATCGAGGCGCTGCGAGCGAGCCGCTTTAGCGCGGTTTATAGCGCGAGCAAGGCGGGGCTGCGGGCGTTTCTGCTCTGTCTTTTCGAGGAGGCGCGCAAGCAGATCAGAGTAAGCTGCATCAACCCGGACATCACCAAAACGCCCTTTTACGAGGATTTGAGCTTTGAGCCTGCGGATGATGAGGCTAGCTTCGTGGACGCGGGGGAGATCGCAAATTTTACGTTGCAAATTCTGCGCACGAAGTCCAATGTAAGTGAGCTTACGATCCGCCCGCAAATCGTAAATCTGCGGAAAAAATCAAAATTTAATCGCGAAGGAGACGAGCTTGAAAATCGGTAA
- a CDS encoding spore photoproduct lyase family protein, which translates to MTEAKKELGAQFGVNLGERSSTFLGALFEKFHFSFQQRKQLAEFASDFEAWDEAPVYELLTSERCGLNFNKAKFNKAGKVQSGEQIFNFVREAWLDLKSRPHSYASFKSDYAPKKFEISSFRADRIALGRCPVASENTRCCNLLTLDAVNSCGFDCSYCAIGSFYKHGKIGFDENFAANLAQLRLDPTRSYHIGTGQSSDSLMWGDRFGILSALCDFAARHENVILELKSKSNNIRFFLQREIPRNLIVTFSLNTPAIIANEEHLSASLDARLAAAEALAAHGILVGFHLHPMVWYEGWQSDYGALFEQLLRRFDPSGVAMVSIGTLTFIKPVVKKLRSRGLRSKIIQMPLADANGKLSYPLQIKRELFKFAANALSPWRERVFFYLCMEDANLWSEVLGHEYESNDAFEEAMKAAYFAKIRRR; encoded by the coding sequence ATGACGGAGGCGAAAAAGGAGCTAGGCGCGCAGTTTGGCGTGAATCTGGGCGAGCGATCGAGCACGTTTTTGGGCGCGCTATTTGAGAAATTTCACTTTTCATTTCAGCAACGAAAGCAGCTTGCGGAGTTTGCGAGCGATTTTGAGGCGTGGGACGAGGCGCCCGTTTATGAGCTGCTTACAAGCGAGCGGTGCGGGCTAAATTTTAATAAAGCCAAATTTAATAAAGCAGGGAAAGTCCAAAGCGGCGAGCAAATTTTTAATTTCGTGCGCGAAGCCTGGCTGGATCTCAAGTCGCGCCCGCACTCGTACGCGAGCTTCAAAAGCGATTACGCGCCGAAAAAATTTGAAATTTCCTCCTTTCGCGCGGATCGTATCGCTTTGGGTCGCTGCCCGGTGGCGAGCGAAAACACGCGCTGCTGCAATCTGCTGACGCTCGATGCGGTCAATTCGTGCGGCTTTGACTGCTCCTATTGCGCGATCGGCTCCTTTTACAAGCACGGGAAAATCGGCTTTGACGAGAATTTCGCGGCAAATTTAGCGCAACTGCGGCTCGATCCCACGCGCAGCTACCACATCGGCACGGGGCAGAGCTCCGACTCGCTCATGTGGGGCGATCGCTTCGGCATTTTAAGCGCGCTATGCGATTTTGCGGCGCGGCATGAAAACGTGATTTTGGAGCTTAAAAGCAAGTCGAACAATATCCGGTTTTTCCTGCAGCGCGAGATCCCGCGCAACCTCATCGTTACTTTTTCGCTAAATACGCCCGCGATCATAGCGAACGAGGAGCATCTAAGCGCGAGCCTGGATGCGCGGCTGGCGGCAGCCGAAGCGCTCGCGGCTCACGGCATTTTGGTGGGCTTTCACCTCCACCCGATGGTTTGGTACGAAGGATGGCAAAGCGATTACGGCGCGCTTTTTGAGCAGCTGCTGCGCCGCTTTGATCCAAGCGGCGTCGCGATGGTTTCGATCGGTACGCTTACCTTTATCAAGCCCGTCGTCAAGAAGCTGCGCTCGCGCGGGCTGCGGAGCAAAATTATACAGATGCCCCTTGCGGACGCGAACGGCAAGCTGTCCTACCCGCTGCAGATCAAGCGTGAGCTTTTTAAATTTGCCGCGAACGCGCTTTCGCCGTGGCGCGAGCGGGTGTTTTTCTACCTCTGCATGGAGGATGCGAACCTGTGGAGCGAGGTTTTGGGGCACGAGTACGAAAGCAACGACGCGTTTGAGGAGGCGATGAAGGCGGCGTATTTTGCAAAGATACGGCGGCGCTAG